From the Acidilutibacter cellobiosedens genome, one window contains:
- a CDS encoding TatD family hydrolase encodes MLIDSHAHLDDERFDPDRENIISSLKENGISLVVNPGSDLSSSIKAVRLSEEYENIYAAVGVHPHEAKAMSEETIEALRSLSAREKVVAIGEIGLDYFYDNSPRDIQKKWFLEQIRLAKEADLPIIVHSRDAFQDTFDIINQEKDNRLRGVLHCYSGSEEMAREYIKLGFYISFGGPVTFKNSKVSKKVAQDIPLDKMLIETDSPYLTPEPNRGKRNEPSYVKYVARTIAEIRGISFEELAEKTAENAKNLFKIKE; translated from the coding sequence ATGTTAATAGACAGTCATGCTCATTTAGACGATGAACGGTTTGATCCCGACCGGGAAAATATTATTAGTTCCTTAAAGGAAAATGGAATATCTTTAGTTGTAAATCCCGGGTCGGATCTTTCTTCCAGCATTAAAGCAGTAAGGCTATCGGAGGAATATGAAAATATTTATGCCGCTGTGGGGGTACACCCCCATGAGGCAAAGGCAATGAGCGAGGAAACAATAGAAGCATTGAGAAGTCTTTCTGCAAGAGAAAAAGTTGTTGCCATAGGAGAAATCGGTCTTGACTATTTTTATGATAATTCTCCGAGGGACATCCAAAAAAAATGGTTCTTGGAACAGATAAGACTTGCTAAAGAAGCAGACCTTCCTATCATTGTTCATTCAAGAGATGCTTTTCAGGATACTTTTGATATAATTAATCAGGAAAAGGATAACAGGCTTAGGGGGGTTCTTCATTGTTACTCCGGAAGCGAAGAAATGGCAAGGGAATATATAAAATTAGGTTTCTACATTTCCTTTGGGGGACCAGTAACATTCAAGAACTCTAAAGTTTCAAAAAAGGTGGCTCAGGATATTCCTTTAGACAAGATGCTTATTGAGACCGATTCTCCTTATTTAACTCCCGAACCTAACAGAGGGAAAAGAAATGAACCCTCATATGTAAAATATGTAGCGCGCACTATTGCAGAGATAAGGGGAATAAGCTTTGAAGAGTTGGCGGAAAAAACAGCGGAAAACGCGAAAAATCT